In Rattus norvegicus strain BN/NHsdMcwi chromosome 1, GRCr8, whole genome shotgun sequence, a genomic segment contains:
- the Fkrp gene encoding ribitol 5-phosphate transferase FKRP isoform X1 — translation MRLTRCWAALAAAIILNLLVFFYVSWLQHQPRNSRTRGPRRTSAIGPRVTVLIREFEAFDNAVPELVDSFLQLDPAQPVVVAADTLPYPPLALPRIPNVRLALLQPALDRSAAASRPETYVATEFVALVPDGARAESPGHLERMVEALRGSSARLVAAPVATTNPARCLALNVSLREWTARYGPAPSAPRCDALDGDAVLLMRSRDLFNLSVPLARPLATSLFLQTALRGWAVQLLDLTFASARQPPLATAHARWKAEREGRSRRAALLRSLGIRLVSWEGGRLEWFGCSKESPRCFGTVVGDTPAYLYEGRWTPPCCLRALRETARYVVGVLEAAGVRYWLEGGSLLGAARHGDIIPWDYDVDLGIYLEDVGNCEQLRGAEAGSVVDERGFVWEKAVEGDFFRVQYSESNHLHVDLWPFYPRNGVMTKDTWLDHRQDVEFPEHFLQPLVPLAFAGFMAQAPNNYRRFLELKFGPGVIENPEYPNPALLSLTGG, via the coding sequence ATGCGGCTCACCCGCTGCTGGGCTGCCCTGGCAGCAGCCATCATCCTCAACCTCCTAGTCTTCTTCTATGTGTCATGGCTACAACACCAGCCCAGAAACTCCCGGACCCGGGGCCCACGCCGCACTTCTGCCATTGGTCCACGAGTCACTGTCCTGATTCGGGAATTTGAGGCTTTTGACAACGCGGTGCCGGAGCTAGTGGATTCCTTCCTGCAGCTGGACCCAGCCCAGCCTGTGGTGGTGGCCGCCGACACACTCCCTTACCCACCCCTGGCCTTGCCTCGCATTCCCAACGTTCGCCTGGCCCTGCTCCAGCCAGCTCTGGACCGGTCAGCGGCGGCCTCGCGCCCGGAGACATATGTAGCCACAGAGTTCGTGGCCCTGGTGCCTGATGGAGCGCGGGCCGAGTCACCAGGACATCTGGAGCGAATGGTGGAGGCGCTCCGGGGAAGCAGCGCGCGCCTCGTAGCCGCCCCGGTCGCCACTACCAACCCAGCGCGGTGCCTGGCACTGAACGTCAGCTTGAGGGAGTGGACTGCGCGCTACGGCCCAGCGCCCAGCGCGCCCCGCTGCGACGCTTTGGATGGCGACGCGGTGCTGCTGATGCGCTCCCGCGACCTCTTCAACCTCTCGGTTCCCCTGGCACGGCCGCTGGCCACCAGCCTCTTCCTACAGACCGCCCTGCGCGGCTGGGCAGTGCAGTTGCTGGATTTGACTTTCGCCTCGGCGCGCCAGCCCCCTCTGGCCACCGCCCACGCGCGCTGGAAGGCGGAACGCGAGGGGCGCTCACGGAGGGCGGCGCTGCTGCGCTCTCTTGGTATCCGCCTGGTGAGCTGGGAAGGCGGACGGCTCGAGTGGTTTGGCTGCAGCAAGGAGAGCCCGCGCTGCTTCGGTACGGTAGTGGGCGACACACCCGCCTACCTGTACGAGGGCCGCTGGACACCACCTTGCTGCCTGCGCGCACTGCGGGAGACTGCGCGCTACGTGGTGGGCGTGCTGGAGGCGGCAGGCGTGCGCTACTGGTTGGAGGGCGGCTCGCTGCTGGGTGCAGCCCGCCATGGCGACATCATCCCGTGGGACTACGACGTAGATCTGGGCATCTACCTGGAGGACGTGGGCAACTGCGAACAGTTGCGGGGCGCAGAGGCTGGCTCGGTAGTGGATGAACGAGGCTTCGTGTGGGAGAAGGCGGTGGAGGGCGACTTCTTCCGAGTGCAGTACAGCGAGAGCAACCACCTGCACGTGGACCTGTGGCCCTTCTACCCACGCAATGGGGTCATGACCAAGGACACATGGCTGGACCACCGGCAGGATGTTGAGTTCCCAGAGCACTTCCTGCAGCCGCTGGTCCCACTGGCCTTTGCGGGTTTCATGGCACAGGCCCCTAACAACTACCGCCGCTTCCTGGAGCTCAAGTTTGGGCCTGGGGTCATCGAGAACCCGGAGTACCCCAACCCTGCACTCTTAAGCTTGACAGGTGGCTGA